From the Ctenopharyngodon idella isolate HZGC_01 chromosome 3, HZGC01, whole genome shotgun sequence genome, one window contains:
- the zmp:0000001048 gene encoding retinol dehydrogenase 8, with product MGPRKVLVTGCSSGIGLAVAVRLAKDDLRRFKVVATMRDLDRREALERAAGATLNRTLEIRQLDATCEDSIRECVNSLSDRRVDVLVNNAGVGMIGPLECQSVSAMQELFNTNFFGLVRLVKELLPDMKRRQSGHIVVMSSVLGIQGLLFNDLYAASKFAVEGFCESLAVQAMKFNVKMTLVEPGPVVTEFENKGYEEAEKMDLSEADEETAQIFRQIYLPYSRKIFHSIGQTPEEVAEQTFKLIVSKNPPFRHQTNRLYMPLTAMKKADPTGRLPIDAFYKMIFQHDRVFNASLSIMRILHRRMGQGAA from the exons ATGGGGCCACGAAAAGTTTTGGTGACAGGATGCTCCTCAGGAATTGGTTTGGCGGTGGCTGTCCGTCTTGCAAAAGATGATTTAAGGCGCTTCAAAG TTGTGGCCACCATGAGGGACCTGGATAGGAGAGAAGCTCTGGAGAGAGCAGCCGGGGCGACTCTTAACCGAACCCTGGAGATCCGACAGCTGGATGCCACCTGTGAGGACTCCATCAGAGAGTGTGTCAACAGCTTGTCAGATCGACGAGTGGATGTGTTAG TGAATAATGCTGGTGTAGGCATGATTGGTCCTCTGGAGTGTCAGAGTGTAAGTGCTATGCAGGAACTCTTCAACACTAACTTCTTTGGCCTGGTGAGACTGGTGAAGGAATTGCTGCCTGACATGAAGCGACGTCAGAGTGGACATATCGTAGTGATGAGCAGCGTCCTGGGCATCCAAG GACTACTTTTCAATGATCTATATGCTGCCTCCAAATTTGCTGTAGAAGGTTTTTGTGAGAGTCTTGCTGTGCAAGCTATGAAGTTCAATGTCAA GATGACTTTAGTGGAGCCGGGCCCAGTTGTAACTGAGTTTGAGAACAAAGGGTATGAGGAGGCAGAGAAGATGGACCTGTCAGAGGCTGATGAGGAGACAGCTCAAATCTTCCGTCAGATCTACCTGCCGTATTCACGCAAAATTTTTCACTCAATCGGGCAGACACCTGAGGAGGTGGCAGAG CAAACGTTCAAGCTGATTGTGTCCAAGAACCCTCCATTTCGTCATCAGACCAACCGTTTGTACATGCCACTGACTGCCATGAAGAAAGCTGACCCCACAGGGCGACTACCCATAGACGCATTCTATAAAATGATCTTCCAGCATGACCGTGTGTTCAACGCTAGTCTGAGTATTATGCGCATCCTACACAGGAGAATGGGTCAAGGTGCTGCCTAA
- the notch3 gene encoding neurogenic locus notch homolog protein 3 gives MGNYSLWIFLSVLYLVQNSEGLRCVDTYRPCENGGMCIDSRCLCRPGYIGLICQHLDPCHRSPCLNGAACKSQVANEVPQYTCVCQRGFRGQDCSLIDACATNPCANGARCTNSNNHYNCSCPPGYQGKNCRNDIDECRKPGKCLNGGICMNTHGSFRCECLLGYSGRTCEVPTQPCAPSQCLNGGTCHQTGDHTYECACLPGFRGHNCEENVDDCPGHKCMNGGICVDGVNTYNCQCPPEWTGQYCAEDVNECLMQPNACHNGGTCFNTIGGHTCVCVNGWTGDDCSENIDDCATAVCFNGATCHDRVASFFCECPVGKTGLLCHLDDACVSNPCNEGAVCDTNPLNGRAICTCPAGFVGGACNQDMDECSIGANPCEHFGKCVNTEGSFQCQCGRGYTGPRCEIDINECLSMPCQNDATCLDRIGEFTCICMPGYQGKYCEVDVDECESNPCVNDGICRDMVNGFTCTCQPGFTGTMCQIDIDECASTPCQNGAKCIDRPNGYECRCAEGFEGRLCESNIDNCKPDPCHHGTCIDGIASYTCNCDPGYTGYRCENQLNECHSNPCQNGGKCVDRVNKYICQCQHGTSGTNCEINFDDCASNPCDYGICKDGINRYECVCKPGFTGPQCKDEIDECQSNPCRNGGTCVDDENGFYCQCPEGFHDPYCYSQVDECASSPCLHGTCRDDPNGYRCDCEPGWVGKNCDIDRNDCLPSPCQNAGTCIDQLNGFTCKCRQGFRGNLCQVNINECASSPCLNQGTCVDGVASFTCLCEPPYSGPTCAELLTPCSPNPCANHASCVHTPDYLGYQCNCQPGWQGQLCNNDINECTSNPCKNRGTCTNTLGGYVCSCRAGYTGPNCETDINDCSPNPCLNGGSCTDGVNSFRCSCLPGFTGARCATEVNECQSGPCKNGGTCTDYVNSYTCTCKPGFTGLFCETNIPDCTESSCFNGGTCTDGINGFKCTCRSGFTGDYCQYEVNECDSQPCLNGGVCQDALESYRCSCPKGYTGPRCQYPVDWCRPSNPCKNSGRCRQKDASFTCDCLGGWSGRYCDIPGVSCEVAARQRGLQTDELCHHGGHCVNTGNTHYCKCPADYTGSYCESQFDHCEDKPCLNGATCRSYMGGFTCDCMPGYEGNNCEREVNECQSHPCQNGGTCIDLVGHYICSCPPGTLGVLCEINEDDCSIPSWPRGTPKCQNNGTCVDRVGGYRCNCPPGFTGERCEGDINECLSNPCNPSNSLDCIQLPNDYQCVCKPGFTGRGCQNRFSVCESQPCMNGGVCSVSGGSPLGYTCTCQLGYAGANCERNMNCKELPCYNGGSCTLTSQGARCTCIQGFGGPLCQHRSNEGCSSKPCRNGGLCTEEISFPFFHCQCSNGWTGKRCESKESRLLPPQPPSPLCPIAECHGKANDSVCDKECNSFACHWDGSDCSLAVNPWARCTDPRCWRLFNNSQCDEFCNNAECLFDNFDCKNKEKVCNPIYAMYCTDHYADGLCDQGCNTEECGWDGLDCAAKIPEDLAEDVLVIVVLLPPEELLRTQTAFLQRLSAILRTTLRFRLDQNGEYMIRPYTSRNTRSKRELHPQQEVIGSIVYLEIDNRLCSQNSDDCFRNANGAAEYLGALSACEMLDFPYPLKEVRSEKIEEVDVPYWGKLLIVGVASLFLLVILMVGMLIARRKREHSTLWFPEGFFLKKETSSNKNRREPVGQDSLGMKHMPKTVEESLLADHSDQWIDTDCPEVKRLKVEEPSILSDGEDAVDSRQWTQHHLAAADIRMPPSMALTPPQGEFDSDCMDVNVRGPDGFTPLMLASFCGGGLEPEVTEDDDSDESSANIISDLIYQGASLAAQTDRTGETALHLAARYARADAAKRLLDAGADANAQDNTGRTPLHAAVAADAQGVFQILIRNRATDLDSRMYDGSTALILAARLAVEGMVEELITCHADVNAVDEIGKSALHWAAAVNNVEATVALLKNGANKDMQDLKEETPLFLAAREGSCEAVKVLLAHFANREITDHMDRLPRDIAQERMHHDIVQLLDEYNTVRSPQGHAGAGHHLSGSHTLSPLMCPPSNFLQGLKSTPQGKKNRRPGAKGMGGQHATSLKDSAKSRNKRLTLDMQSALLESSVTLSPVDSLDSPRGGASNAGYVTNPTSPAAMPSPGLFHSSMSVPSTPMVHSSILDGTSPFAVSLAQLSDLGDGGLSMQGRVAMQGGGVNQGPHNYVLNAGQMSLNMGMVSPVSVPFDWHSRMPPSSQCSQPMVNMVHPASSQAGMLPQTPTLQQSSMLMHQQQVFRNAQQPILQPTPVSNTPSISPVKLPPIAEQQPQQLRSHALTNPNLTRMGSSTPPTPQQTQPPPAFYQPQQPQAQPPQATAAPQASQAQAIPSQAPPAQASSSTAGPEDYPTPPSQHSYTSAMDATPKHYLHVPSEHPYLTPSPESPEPWSSPSPHCVSDWSDSTPSPAVTAPAQTQISHVQESSGKMQVFA, from the exons ATGCCGACCTGGTTATATTGGTTTGATCTGTCAACATCTGGACCCCTGTCATCGCTCACCTTGTCTAAACGGAGCAGCTTGCAAAAGCCAGGTTGCTAATGAAGTCCCACAGTATACCTGTGTGTGCCAGCGAGGTTTCAGAG GTCAGGATTGTTCCCTGATTGATGCATGTGCCACAAATCCCTGTGCCAATGGTGCCCGTTGTACTAATTCGAATAATCACTACAACTGCTCGTGCCCACCTGGGTATCAGGGAAAAAACTGTCGCAATGACATCGATGAGTGCCGCAAACCCGGAAAATGCCTTAACGGTGGCATCTGCATGAACACGCATGGCTCATTCCGTTGCGAGTGCCTTCTAGGGTACAGCGGGCGCACATGTGAGGTGCCCACCCAGCCCTGCGCCCCTTCACAGTGTCTCAACGGGGGCACCTGCCATCAGACCGGTGACCACACCTACGAATGTGCTTGCTTACCAG GCTTCAGGGGACACAACTGCGAGGAGAACGTGGATGACTGCCCTGGACACAAGTGCATGAATGGTGGGATCTGTGTAGATGGTGTCAATACATACAACTGTCAGTGTCCGCCTGAGTGGACAG GCCAGTATTGTGCTGAGGATGTCAACGAGTGTCTCATGCAGCCCAATGCTTGTCACAATGGTGGTACATGCTTCAACACCATTGGAGGACATACCTGTGTATGTGTCAATGGCTGGACGGGGGACGACTGCAGTGAGAACATTGACGACTGTGCCACTGCTGTCTGCTTCAACGGTGCCACGTGTCATGACCGCGTGGCCTCCTTTTTCTGCGAGTGCCCGGTGGGCAAAACTG GTCTGCTCTGTCATCTGGATGATGCTTGTGTCAGTAACCCCTGTAATGAGGGGGCCGTGTGTGACACTAACCCTCTGAACGGCCGCGCCATCTGCACCTGCCCTGCTGGCTTTGTTGGTGGAGCTTGCAACCAAGACATGGATGAATGTTCTATTG GTGCCAACCCCTGCGAGCATTTTGGGAAGTGTGTAAACACAGAGGGTTCGTTCCAGTGCCAGTGTGGACGGGGCTACACCGGCCCTCGCTGTGAGATTGATATCAATGAGTGTCTGTCCATGCCCTGCCAGAACGACGCCACCTGCCTGGACCGTATCGGCGAGTTCACATGCATCTGTATGCCTG GCTATCAGGGGAAGTACTGCGAGGTGGACGTTGATGAATGCGAGAGCAACCCCTGTGTAAACGACGGCATCTGCAGAGACATGGTTAATGGCTTCACCTGCACCTGTCAGCCAG GGTTTACTGGCACCATGTGTCAGATCGACATTGATGAGTGTGCCAGCACTCCCTGCCAAAATGGAGCCAAGTGCATTGACCGGCCCAATGGCTATGAATGCCGCTGTGCTGAAG GGTTTGAGGGAAGGCTGTGTGAGAGCAACATCGATAACTGCAAGCCTGACCCGTGCCACCATGGCACTTGCATAGATGGCATTGCCAGTTACACTTGTAACTGTGATCCTGGCTACACTGGCTACCGCTGCGAGAACCAGCTCAACGAGTGCCACAGCAACCCCTGCCAGAATGGCGGCAAATGTGTGGACCGAGTCAACAAGTATATCTGCCAGtgtcaacatggcacctcag GTACCAACTGTGAAATCAACTTTGACGACTGTGCTAGCAACCCTTGTGACTACGGAATCTGCAAAGATGGCATAAACCGCTATGAATGTGTCTGCAAACCTGGCTTTACCG GACCTCAATGTAAAGATGAGATTGATGAGTGCCAGTCGAACCCCTGTCGCAATGGAGGGACCTGCGTAGATGATGAGAATGGCTTCTACTGCCAGTGCCCTGAAGGCTTCCACGACCCATACTGCTATTCACAAGTGGATGAGTGTGCCAGCAGCCCATGTTTGCACGGGACCTGCAGGGATGACCCTAATGG CTATCGGTGTGACTGCGAGCCTGGATGGGTGGGTAAGAACTGTGACATAGACCGAAACGATTGTTTACCCAGCCCCTGTCAGAATGCAGGCACCTGTATCGACCAGCTCAATGGTTTCACCTGCAAGTGTCGGCAGGGTTTTAGAG GTAACTTATGTCAGGTGAACATCAACGAGTGTGCCTCCAGCCCGTGTCTAAATCAAGGCACCTGTGTGGATGGAGTCGCCAGTTTCACCTGTCTCTGTGAGCCACCTTATAGTGGTCCCACCTGTGCAGAACTGCTCACACCTTGCTCTCCCAACCCCTGTGCCAACCACGCTTCTTGTGTGCACACGCCTGACTACCTGGGCTACCAGTGTAACTGCCAACCTGGGTGGCAGG GTCAGTTGTGTAACAATGACATAAATGAATGCACCTCTAACCCATGTAAGAACCGCGGGACCTGTACGAATACTTTGGGTGGCTACGTGTGCTCCTGCCGTGCTGGCTACACTGGTCCCAACTGTGAAACTGATATCAACGATTGTTCACCAA ACCCCTGTCTGAATGGAGGATCCTGTACAGATGGAGTGAACTCATTCCGTTGCAGCTGTCTGCCTGGCTTCACAGGGGCTCGCTGTGCTACCGAGGTGAACGAGTGTCAAAGCGGTCCTTGCAAGAACGGAGGCACTTGCACCGACTATGTCAACAGCTACACATGTACCTGCAAACCAGGTTTCACAGGCCTTTTTTGTGAGACCAACATACCCGACTGCACTGAAAG CTCCTGTTTTAATGGAGGCACCTGCACTGATGGGATCAATGGCTTCAAATGCACCTGCCGCTCAGGATTCACTGGAGATTACTGCCAGTACGAGGTGAACGAGTGTGACTCTCAACCGTGCCTTAATGGAGGAGTTTGTCAAGATGCCCTGGAGTCATATCGCTGCTCATGTCCGAAAGGTTACACTGGCCCCCGTTGCCAG TATCCAGTTGATTGGTGCAGGCCTTCTAATCCATGCAAGAATAGTGGCCGCTGCAGACAGAAAGATGCCTCCTTCACATGTGACTGTTTGGGTGGCTGGTCAGGTCGTTATTGTGACATCCCAGGAGTGTCCTGTGAAGTTGCAGCCAGACAGAGAG gtCTCCAGACAGATGAGCTTTGCCACCATGGTGGACACTGTGTTAATACTGGTAACACACACTACTGCAAATGTCCCGCAGACTACACAGGCAGTTACTGTGAGTCCCAGTTTGACCACTGTGAGGACAAACCTTGCCTCAATGGCGCCACCTGCAGGAGCTACATGGGAGGATTCACCTGTGAT TGTATGCCTGGTTATGAGGGGAACAACTGTGAGAGAGAGGTCAATGAGTGTCAATCTCATCCATGTCAGAATGGAGGAACCTGCATTGACCTGGTGGGACATTACATCTGCTCCTGCCCTCCAGGAACACTgg GGGTCCTTTGTGAGATAAATGAGGATGACTGCTCAATTCCCTCATGGCCCCGGGGGACACCCAAGTGTCAAAATAACGGCACATGTGTGGACAGGGTTGGAGGGTACAGGTGTAACTGCCCTCCAGGCTTCACTGGAGAACGCTGTGAGGGAGACATCAACGAGTGCCTTTCCAATCCCTGCAACCCCTCCAACAGCTTAGATTGCATACAGTTGCCCAATGATTACCAGTGTGTGTGCAAGCCAGGCTTCACAG GACGAGGGTGTCAGAATAGATTCAGTGTGTGCGAGTCTCAGCCCTGTATGAATGGAGGAGTATGCTCTGTGTCCGGCGGCTCACCACTGGGATACACTTGCACCTGTCAGCTT GGGTATGCAGGTGCCAACTGTGAGAGGAACATGAACTGCAAAGAGCTGCCTTGCTACAATGGTGGCAGCTGTACTCTCACCTCACAAGGTGCACGTTGCACCTGTATTCAGGGCTTTGGCGGGCCGCTGTGTCAGCACCGCAGCAATGAGGGCTGCTCCTCCAAGCCCTGCCGCAATGGAGGCTTGTGTACAGAGGAAATTAGCTTCCCTTTTTTCCACTGCCAGTGCAGCAACGGCTGGACAGGCAAACGATGCGAATCCAAGGAATCCAGGCTTCTGCCGCCGCAACCTCCTTCTCCTCTATGCCCTATTGCTGAATGTCACGGCAAGGCCAATGACAGTGTGTGTGACAAAGAATGTAATTCGTTCGCCTGCCACTGGGATGGAAGTGACTGCTCTTTGGCTGTGAACCCCTGGGCACGCTGCACAGACCCTCGCTGCTGGCGGCTCTTCAACAACAGCCAGTGTGATGAGTTCTGCAACAATGCAGAGTGCCTGTTCGATAACTTTGACTGCAAGAACAAAGAGAAAGTCTGCAA CCCCATTTATGCGATGTACTGTACCGACCATTACGCAGATGGGCTCTGTGATCAAGGCTGCAATACTGAAGAGTGTGGCTGGGATGGACTGGATTGTGCAGCAAAGATTCCAGAAGATCTTGCGGAAGATGTgctggttattgtagttctgcTGCCTCCAGAGGAGCTGCTAAGGACACAAACTGCTTTCCTACAGAGACTAAGTGCAATCCTCCGTACCACATTGCGCTTCCGCCTTGATCAGAATGGAGAATACATGATCCGACCCTATACAAGCCGTAATACACGCAGTAAACGAGAGCTTCATCCTCAGCAGGAGGTCATTGG ATCCATCGTATACTTGGAGATAGACAACAGGCTATGCTCCCAGAACTCAGATGACTGCTTCCGCAATGCTAACGGTGCTGCTGAATACCTGGGTGCTCTGTCTGCTTGTGAAATGTTGGATTTCCCATACCCCCTTAAAGAAGTGCGCA GTGAAAAAATTGAAGAGGTTGATGTTCCCTACTGGGGTAAGCTACTAATAGTAGGGGTAGCTTCTCTATTCTTGTTGGTAATCTTGATGGTGGGCATGTTGATTGCCCGCCGCAAACGTGAGCACAGCACACTCTGGTTCCCTGAGGGCTTCTTCCTTAAGAAGGAAACGAGCAGTAACAAGAACCGCAGAGAACCTGTGGGCCAAGACTCCCTGGGCATGAA ACACATGCCAAAGACAGTGGAAGAGTCTCTATTGGCTGATCACAGTGACCAGTGGATAGACACAGACTGCCCAGAGGTTAAAAGACTTAAG GTGGAAGAGCCCAGCATTCTGTCAGATGGTGAGGATGCAGTTGACAGCAGACAGTGGACACAGCATCACTTGGCAGCAGCAGATATCCGTATGCCACCTTCCATGGCTCTGACACCTCCTCAGGGAGAGTTTGACAGCGACTGCATGGACGTCAATGTCCGAGGCCCTG aTGGCTTCACACCCCTGATGCTGGCATCCTTCTGTGGAGGTGGGCTGGAGCCAGAAGTGACTGAAGATGATGACTCCGATGAATCCTCAGCCAACATCATATCTGACCTCATTTACCAAGGAGCATCGCTCGCAGCTCAGACAGACCGCACTGGAGAGACCGCTCTGCACCTGGCTGCACGCTACGCCCGAGCTGACGCAGCTAAAAGACTCTTGGATGCTGGGGCTGATGCAAATGCACAGGATAACACAGGCCGCACACCTCTGCATGCAGCTGTAGCAGCTGATGCACAGGGGGTTTTCCAG ATTCTAATCAGGAACCGCGCCACAGACCTAGACTCGCGCATGTATGATGGCTCCACTGCTCTGATCCTTGCAGCCCGTCTGGCAGTAGAGGGCATGGTGGAAGAGTTGATCACCTGCCATGCTGATGTCAATGCTGTTGATGAAATCG GAAAGTCAGCTTTGCACTGGGCAGCTGCAGTCAATAATGTTGAAGCTACAGTTGCCTTGTTGAAGAACGGTGCCAATAAAGATATGCAGGACCTCAAG GAGGAGACTCCACTATTCTTGGCTGCCAGGGAAGGTAGTTGTGAAGCAGTGAAGGTGTTGTTGGCTCACTTCGCCAACAGGGAGATAACGGATCACATGGACAGGCTCCCTCGAGATATTGCCCAGGAGCGCATGCACCATGACATCGTTCAGCTGCTCGATGAATATAACACTGTGAGAAGTCCGCAGGGCCATGCAGGGGCAGGTCACCACTTGTCTGGTAGCCATACGCTCTCACCACTCATGTGTCCTCCCAGCAACTTCCTACAAGGGCTGAAAAGCACCCCGCAGGGTAAGAAGAACCGTCGCCCAGGGGCTAAAGGCATGGGTGGGCAGCATGCTACCAGCCTGAAAGATTCCGCCAAAAGCCGCAACAAACGGCTGACGCTAGACATGCAGAGTGCTTTGCTGGAGAGCTCTGTCACGCTTTCCCCCGTCGACTCGTTGGATTCGCCACGCGGAGGCGCCAGCAATGCTGGCTACGTCACCAATCCAACCTCACCGGCCGCCATGCCCTCTCCTGGCCTTTTCCACTCCTCCATGTCTGTCCCTTCCACTCCCATGGTGCACAGCAGTATCCTGGATGGCACCAGCCCTTTTGCGGTTTCCCTAGCACAGCTGAGTGACCTGGGTGACGGGGGACTCTCGATGCAGGGGCGTGTGGCCATGCAAGGAGGCGGTGTCAACCAAGGCCCCCACAACTACGTGCTGAATGCCGGCCAGATGAGCCTCAACATGGGCATGGTAAGTCCAGTAAGCGTGCCGTTTGACTGGCACAGCCGCATGCCTCCATCTTCTCAGTGCAGTCAGCCCATGGTCAACATGGTGCATCCAGCAAGTAGCCAAGCAGGCATGCTCCCTCAGACACCAACCCTGCAGCAAAGCAGCATGCTCATGCACCAGCAGCAGGTTTTCCGTAATGCCCAGCAACCCATCCTGCAGCCAACACCCGTCTCCAACACGCCCTCTATTAGCCCGGTCAAACTGCCGCCTATTGCAGAGCAGCAGCCGCAGCAACTTCGCAGCCACGCCCTTACCAACCCCAACCTCACCCGCATGGGCTCCTCCACTCCCCCAACACCACAGCAGACACAGCCTCCTCCAGCTTTCTACCAGCCACAGCAGCCGCAGGCTCAGCCTCCACAGGCCACAGCAGCCCCTCAGGCCTCGCAAGCACAGGCTATCCCGTCTCAGGCACCCCCGGCACAGGCGAGCAGCAGCACCGCAGGCCCGGAGGATTACCCCACTCCGCCCTCCCAGCACAGCTACACCTCTGCCATGGATGCAACACCCAAGCATTACTTGCATGTGCCCAGTGAACATCCTTACCTGACCCCTTCTCCAGAGTCTCCAGAACCCTGGTCTAGCCCCTCCCCTCACTGTGTATCTGATTGGTCTGACTCCACCCCCAGCCCGGCCGTCACGGCTCCTGCTCAAACCCAGATTTCCCATGTCCAGGAATCCAGTGGGAAGATGCAGGTGTTTGCTTGA